The following proteins come from a genomic window of Ignavibacteriales bacterium:
- a CDS encoding TolC family protein yields MKTNSFKILFIIAFFLSLGSSFAQNNLQFYIDAAFQNNPTMKENSNLLRIGELNKSLTESQYSLPQISLTSNYLFAPFFNNNGKIISTNPDSKAIGYDAGITNGGLYSALINIEKNIFNGGLTDALQKQIGIQQEQFKYNFELERRNLKKQVTEQYLNAYKSLLIYHLANDVVKNIEDQLTLTAGLVEKGYSKSQNYLLLKIELQSQQIVSKENFQQYKNDLLQLNSFCGVKDTQTVFIDSARIKMNDAKTKFTFLEKFNLDSLAAVIQQDVFETKYQPQVKLFFNTGLNAVELEGIQRKFGLSAGIDFQMPIYDGGQKGITRQQNEISISTIRNYKQFAATNIENQKQITISNIKLIQDNLKSIDTQLNDYKDLINLSNKQLRTGDVSMIDYLIILRNFIDLQKTKIEKEINMFLEINNYNYWY; encoded by the coding sequence TTGAAAACTAATTCCTTCAAAATTCTTTTCATCATCGCATTTTTTTTATCTCTTGGATCATCCTTCGCTCAAAATAATTTACAATTTTACATAGATGCCGCCTTTCAAAATAATCCTACAATGAAAGAGAATTCCAATCTTTTACGAATCGGCGAGCTGAACAAATCTTTAACGGAGTCTCAATACTCATTGCCTCAGATTTCGTTAACATCGAATTATCTCTTTGCGCCTTTTTTTAATAATAACGGAAAAATCATTTCTACAAATCCGGATTCTAAAGCGATTGGTTATGATGCGGGAATTACAAACGGCGGACTTTATTCTGCTCTGATTAATATTGAAAAAAATATTTTCAACGGCGGATTGACGGACGCACTCCAAAAGCAGATCGGCATTCAGCAGGAACAGTTCAAGTACAATTTTGAGTTGGAAAGGCGAAATCTGAAGAAGCAGGTAACGGAACAATATTTAAATGCCTATAAATCTTTATTGATTTACCACCTGGCAAATGACGTTGTTAAAAATATAGAAGACCAACTAACACTTACTGCCGGATTGGTTGAAAAAGGTTATTCAAAAAGCCAGAACTATCTTCTCTTGAAAATCGAATTGCAGTCGCAGCAAATTGTATCGAAAGAGAATTTTCAGCAATATAAAAATGATCTTCTTCAATTAAATTCTTTTTGCGGAGTTAAGGATACTCAAACCGTCTTTATCGATTCAGCACGGATAAAGATGAACGATGCAAAAACGAAATTTACTTTTTTAGAAAAATTTAATTTGGATAGTCTGGCAGCGGTAATTCAACAAGATGTATTCGAGACAAAATATCAGCCGCAGGTAAAGTTATTCTTTAATACCGGTTTAAATGCAGTTGAACTTGAGGGAATTCAAAGAAAATTCGGTTTGAGCGCCGGTATTGATTTTCAGATGCCGATTTATGACGGCGGACAAAAGGGAATTACGCGTCAGCAAAATGAAATATCAATCAGCACAATCCGGAATTACAAACAATTTGCCGCAACCAATATCGAGAATCAAAAACAGATCACAATTTCGAATATCAAACTGATTCAAGATAATTTGAAAAGTATTGATACGCAGCTAAACGATTACAAAGATTTGATCAATCTTTCAAATAAGCAATTGAGAACCGGCGATGTTTCGATGATTGACTATCTAATCATTCTTAGAAATTTTATTGATCTTCAAAAAACGAAAATCGAAAAAGAAATTAACATGTTCTTGGAAATAAATAACTATAATTATTGGTACTGA
- a CDS encoding ABC transporter permease has product MSLPLFLTRKYLRTRKDSRFLSVISSITIIGIAIGVAVVIIALTVLDGFENVVSEKITNFNSHIKVTGFGSRNLPSQLTVIPELQKQYQNNFTRIQPFVSKLVIIKSKKMTEGITLTGIEPGSNSELNEFIQTGSFNLQNDSGLPKIILGKTLSEKLLIKVGETVTIFSLKNDQSPSQENPPAIEQFYVSGIYESGMSEYDDLNAFVNFSTAQKMFGMGDLVSGYNIKVKELSGVNLLADQLQDFLGYPYYVRTIFQVNQNIFTWIDLQKEPIPIVLGLIIFVAVFNIVGTLLMIVLERTNSVGILRSLGANRKLIMKTFLLHAMYLIVIGVLIGNLLALVLTLLQQRFDIISLPDKIYFVTHVPISIELKNYLLVTAVTIAVSLIASMLPAVIASKIKPISAIRFE; this is encoded by the coding sequence ATGTCGCTTCCACTATTCTTAACAAGGAAATATCTCAGAACTAGGAAAGATTCCAGGTTCCTTTCGGTAATTTCATCTATTACAATCATTGGAATAGCAATCGGTGTCGCTGTTGTAATAATTGCTTTAACGGTTTTAGACGGATTTGAAAATGTAGTTTCAGAAAAAATTACAAATTTTAACTCGCATATAAAAGTAACCGGTTTCGGAAGCAGAAATCTCCCGTCACAATTAACGGTTATTCCTGAACTTCAAAAGCAATATCAGAACAACTTTACAAGAATTCAGCCGTTCGTTTCAAAATTAGTAATCATTAAATCGAAAAAGATGACAGAAGGAATTACTCTTACCGGAATCGAACCCGGATCTAATTCCGAACTTAACGAATTTATTCAAACTGGTTCGTTCAATTTGCAAAATGATTCCGGACTGCCTAAAATAATTCTTGGTAAAACTCTCTCCGAAAAATTATTGATTAAAGTCGGCGAAACAGTTACAATTTTTTCTTTGAAGAATGATCAATCTCCTTCCCAAGAGAATCCCCCGGCAATCGAACAGTTTTATGTCTCCGGAATTTATGAAAGCGGTATGAGCGAGTACGACGACCTAAATGCGTTTGTAAATTTTTCGACAGCTCAAAAAATGTTCGGGATGGGAGATTTAGTTTCCGGTTACAATATAAAGGTAAAAGAGTTATCCGGAGTTAATCTTCTTGCCGATCAGCTGCAGGATTTCCTCGGCTATCCCTATTATGTCAGAACAATTTTTCAGGTGAATCAAAATATTTTCACATGGATTGATCTTCAGAAAGAGCCAATACCAATTGTGTTAGGATTAATAATCTTCGTTGCGGTCTTTAATATTGTTGGCACATTGCTGATGATAGTTCTTGAGAGAACAAATTCGGTCGGCATTCTTCGTTCTCTCGGCGCCAACAGAAAATTGATAATGAAAACATTTCTCCTTCATGCAATGTATTTAATAGTAATCGGCGTTCTGATTGGAAATTTATTGGCGCTCGTTCTAACTCTTCTTCAGCAGAGGTTTGATATCATCTCTCTGCCGGATAAAATTTATTTCGTCACACATGTCCCAATCTCAATCGAATTAAAAAATTATTTATTGGTAACGGCTGTTACAATCGCGGTTTCTCTAATTGCGTCAATGCTTCCGGCTGTTATCGCATCAAAGATAAAACCAATTTCAGCAATTAGGTTCGAATAG
- a CDS encoding HlyD family efflux transporter periplasmic adaptor subunit, protein MNSTKKIFLKITAAIFLTVLLISCGNKDDRSNSENTGAPVKITEPQKMNLTEYITLNATTVFLKKEIVRATFQGFIEKIYKNIGDQISSGDLLLEIKTKESAADDNLQVPFGNKIFKGTIQIKASSNGVLTELNYNTGDFVSDGEQIAVISNPSSMRINLNVPFQYSNKIKINTLCEIYLPNGKVVNASIQRIIPKVDLSAQTQTYILEMKQFENLPENLNVNAKIPLRAVIDATVLLKSAVLTNETLDKFWVMKLANDTTAIRVNITKGIENDSFVQIMKPELKPTDRIISEGAFGLPDTAKVVIEK, encoded by the coding sequence ATGAATTCAACCAAAAAAATTTTTCTCAAAATAACCGCGGCAATATTTCTAACAGTACTACTTATTTCGTGCGGTAATAAAGATGACAGAAGCAACAGCGAAAATACCGGCGCCCCGGTTAAAATAACAGAACCGCAAAAAATGAATTTAACGGAATACATAACACTTAACGCTACTACGGTTTTTCTGAAGAAAGAAATTGTACGGGCTACTTTCCAGGGATTCATAGAAAAGATTTACAAAAACATAGGCGATCAGATTTCAAGCGGAGATCTTTTATTAGAAATCAAGACAAAAGAATCCGCAGCCGATGATAATCTTCAAGTTCCTTTTGGAAATAAAATATTTAAAGGAACAATACAGATTAAGGCAAGTTCGAATGGAGTTTTAACAGAGCTTAATTATAATACCGGCGACTTTGTTTCCGACGGCGAACAGATAGCAGTTATTTCAAATCCATCTTCTATGCGGATTAATCTTAACGTTCCTTTCCAATATTCAAACAAAATAAAAATCAATACCTTGTGCGAAATATATCTGCCAAACGGTAAAGTTGTTAATGCATCGATTCAAAGAATTATTCCTAAAGTTGATCTAAGTGCACAAACTCAAACGTATATTCTTGAGATGAAACAATTTGAAAATTTACCCGAGAACTTAAATGTAAATGCAAAAATTCCATTAAGGGCAGTAATAGACGCAACAGTTCTTCTCAAAAGTGCGGTATTGACAAACGAAACATTGGACAAATTTTGGGTGATGAAACTTGCAAATGATACAACCGCGATCAGAGTAAATATAACAAAAGGAATTGAGAACGATTCTTTTGTACAGATTATGAAACCAGAATTAAAACCAACAGACAGAATAATTTCCGAAGGAGCTTTCGGTCTGCCGGATACTGCAAAAGTGGTAATAGAAAAGTGA
- a CDS encoding lysophospholipid acyltransferase family protein, producing MADMEKQYTFLKRVSDKDKYVTPDSELGKRLFPSLYFFTNMLRILIYSNRQAKKGIYDDVRWYDSSVDTRESLERAGIKMHFTGMDNLRKVDGPVVFVSNHMTTMETTILPSIIRAVKPVVYVIKEELSKYPLFGPVALARDPILVGRENPREDLRIVLEEGSKRIQNGKSIIIFPQRTRSMVLDPTFFNSLGNKLAKRNNVPVIPIALITDAWGNGKFIKEAGKIDPSKPVHIAFGEPLFIKGNGSEEHQKIIDFISTKFREWGRAEFVK from the coding sequence ATGGCAGATATGGAAAAACAATATACATTTCTTAAAAGAGTTTCCGACAAGGATAAATACGTAACTCCGGATTCCGAATTAGGAAAGAGATTATTTCCTTCCCTCTATTTCTTTACCAATATGTTAAGAATACTAATCTATTCAAACCGACAGGCAAAGAAAGGGATTTATGATGATGTTAGATGGTATGATTCATCAGTAGATACTCGTGAAAGTTTAGAACGTGCCGGAATCAAAATGCATTTTACGGGAATGGATAACCTTCGCAAAGTTGATGGTCCGGTTGTCTTTGTCTCGAACCATATGACAACAATGGAAACAACAATTCTCCCTTCGATAATCAGAGCGGTTAAACCGGTTGTCTATGTTATTAAAGAAGAACTAAGTAAATATCCTTTGTTCGGACCTGTTGCGCTTGCGAGAGATCCGATTTTAGTAGGAAGAGAGAACCCCCGTGAAGATTTGAGAATTGTTCTTGAAGAGGGAAGTAAAAGAATTCAAAACGGAAAATCCATTATAATTTTCCCTCAAAGAACAAGATCAATGGTTTTAGACCCAACTTTTTTTAATTCTTTGGGAAATAAATTAGCAAAAAGAAATAACGTTCCGGTAATACCGATTGCTCTTATTACGGACGCATGGGGAAATGGAAAGTTTATAAAAGAAGCCGGTAAGATTGACCCTTCCAAGCCGGTTCATATTGCTTTCGGCGAACCGCTTTTTATTAAAGGAAATGGTTCCGAAGAACATCAGAAAATAATTGATTTCATATCAACGAAGTTTAGAGAATGGGGAAGAGCTGAATTTGTAAAATAA
- a CDS encoding ABC transporter ATP-binding protein produces the protein MSEIILEAKDIFKSFYKTKEQKLNILKGVSLQVERGKISIIVGASGAGKSTLLHILSGLDNADSGEVKLNGINISNLSDEKLSSLRNQKIGFVFQFHHLLPEFVAAENIAIPLMINGLPKHKALQRAEELLELVGLSDRSNHKPSELSGGEQQRIAVARALANNPDIIFADEPTGNLDSDNSELLHKLFVELKNKLGITFLVVTHNPQLVNLGDKVFEMKDGVIQ, from the coding sequence ATGAGCGAAATAATTTTAGAAGCAAAAGACATTTTCAAATCTTTCTACAAGACAAAAGAACAGAAGCTAAATATTCTTAAAGGAGTTTCTCTTCAAGTTGAACGTGGAAAGATTTCTATAATCGTTGGCGCATCCGGTGCTGGTAAAAGCACGCTGCTTCACATTCTAAGCGGATTAGACAATGCCGATTCCGGCGAGGTGAAACTGAACGGTATCAACATTTCTAATTTAAGCGATGAAAAACTTTCTTCACTTAGAAATCAGAAGATAGGATTTGTATTTCAGTTTCATCATCTTCTACCGGAATTTGTTGCCGCTGAAAATATAGCAATTCCATTAATGATTAACGGTTTGCCAAAACATAAAGCATTACAACGGGCAGAAGAATTGCTTGAACTAGTCGGACTGAGCGATCGGTCCAATCATAAACCATCTGAACTTTCCGGCGGAGAGCAGCAGCGTATAGCCGTAGCGCGCGCGCTTGCAAATAACCCGGATATTATATTCGCAGATGAACCAACAGGTAACTTAGATTCCGACAATAGCGAACTGCTTCACAAACTATTTGTCGAGCTTAAAAACAAATTAGGAATAACATTTTTAGTTGTAACCCACAATCCACAGCTTGTAAACCTTGGTGACAAAGTTTTTGAGATGAAAGACGGTGTAATTCAATAA
- a CDS encoding ABC transporter permease, with protein MIEFFVAKRYLRAKHKLNFITIISLLSTLGITIGVAALIIVLSVFNGFGSLVTSIMVSFDPHIRISIKDEKGFSQINSVQEALAKTENISSYSPYVEGKAILLNKKSYEIVNLKGIENKTNDESWGVASKIISGKFDLTEGAYDKIILGIPLALRLSSRIGDTITVTSAYNIEKTITSLSIPQTRRFIVAGIFESENRDYDVSYVFTSVSSAQRLFGLHGKITGYELRLNNFKQAESVKEKLVKKIDTKLFSVNTWYDLHKQLYNVMQIERWAAYILLCLIIAVATFNIFASLTMTVIEKKKDIGVLRAMGVNKNSVLRIFMYEGILVGAIGTSVGIGLGLLVCYLQITYNFYPLDSTKYIIDALPIEIRWTDIFAIGGMAMFLAVVASLYPARRASQTIIIEAIKYE; from the coding sequence ATGATCGAATTTTTTGTAGCAAAAAGATACTTGAGAGCGAAACACAAATTAAATTTTATCACAATTATTTCGCTTCTTTCAACATTGGGAATTACAATCGGTGTTGCGGCGTTGATAATTGTCCTCTCGGTGTTCAACGGTTTCGGATCGCTCGTAACTTCTATTATGGTCAGTTTCGATCCGCATATCAGAATTTCGATTAAAGATGAAAAAGGATTCTCGCAAATTAATTCCGTTCAGGAAGCTCTAGCTAAGACAGAAAACATTTCAAGCTACTCCCCTTATGTTGAAGGGAAAGCAATTTTACTAAACAAGAAAAGTTACGAGATTGTAAATCTCAAGGGAATTGAAAATAAAACGAATGACGAATCGTGGGGAGTTGCGTCAAAAATAATCAGCGGTAAATTCGATCTTACGGAAGGTGCATACGATAAGATAATTTTAGGAATCCCTCTCGCATTGCGTCTTTCGTCCCGCATCGGCGATACTATTACTGTTACATCGGCTTACAATATCGAAAAAACGATTACTTCCCTTTCAATTCCTCAGACAAGAAGATTTATTGTTGCCGGCATCTTTGAATCCGAAAATAGGGATTACGATGTTTCATACGTATTCACGTCGGTTTCATCTGCGCAAAGACTGTTTGGATTACACGGTAAAATTACCGGTTACGAACTTCGTTTGAATAATTTTAAGCAAGCGGAATCCGTAAAAGAAAAACTTGTAAAGAAAATTGATACAAAATTATTTTCGGTCAATACCTGGTATGATCTTCATAAACAACTTTACAATGTAATGCAGATTGAACGGTGGGCGGCTTATATTTTACTCTGCTTAATAATTGCGGTTGCTACTTTCAACATCTTTGCTTCTCTAACAATGACCGTAATTGAAAAGAAAAAAGATATAGGAGTTCTGCGAGCAATGGGTGTAAACAAAAATTCCGTTTTACGAATTTTTATGTATGAAGGAATTTTAGTAGGTGCGATCGGCACGTCCGTTGGGATAGGGCTTGGACTGCTGGTTTGTTATCTACAAATCACTTATAATTTTTATCCGCTTGATTCTACTAAGTATATAATCGACGCACTCCCAATTGAAATTCGATGGACGGACATCTTTGCAATTGGCGGAATGGCAATGTTTCTTGCGGTTGTAGCATCCCTTTATCCGGCAAGGCGCGCGTCTCAAACAATAATTATTGAAGCAATCAAATATGAATAG